Within the Kineosporia sp. NBRC 101731 genome, the region GGCCGCTGGGCGCCGTGGTGATCTTGCCCTGTGCCCCGCTGCGTTCGGCGCAGGCCAGCTGGTCCTGCGCGTACGTGCGCAGTGAGCTGGCCTGGGCCGGGGTGATCCGGAAGGGGCCGACGGCGCGCGGATCGATGCTCTCGGTGCTGCCGGTCAGGGTGGCGTCCAGGCGCAGCGGATCGACGGTCGCGGACGGTTGGGCGGTGGCGAGAGAAGGACCGGGGGTGGAGCTGGAGTCGGCGATCACCTGCCGGTCCTCGGTGGTCAGCGTGACCCGGCGGCTCAGGGTCGCGGACTGCTCGGTGAGCAGCGCACCGACGCCGCTCCAGTCACGGTGCGTGGCCGCGTACCCGATCAGGGCGTCGTAGAGCGCCTTCTCGTCGCTCAGCGAGCGCCCCTGCTCCTGCCGGATCGCCTGGGACACGGTGCGGGTGGCCAGCCAGGCGGTGGCCGCGACGGCCAGGACGGCGACCACGATCGACGTGGCCAGCAGACGTGTCACCAGGCGGTGCCGCAGCGGGACCCGGCTCACGGAGCGAGCCCCGTCATGGTGGCCGTCATACCGTCGCTCTTGTCGCCGGTCATCCGGTAGCCGACGCCGTAGACCGTCAGCAGGTACTCCGGCCGCCGGGCGTCGCTCTCGATCTTGCGGCGCAGGTTCATCACGTGCACGTCGATGGTGCGCTCGGTCGAGCTGCGGTCCAGCCCGCGGGTGTGCACGAGCAGCTGGGCCCGGGTGAAGACGCGCCCGGGCTGGGCCGCCATTGCCGCCAGGATCGCGAACTCCCCAGGCGTGCAGTCAATCTCCTGGTCATCCAGGGCCACCCGGTGACGGGCCTCCTCGACCTGGAGCCGCCCGATCCGGTGCACCGGTGCGGGGTCGCTACGACGGGCTGCGGCTGTGCGCCGCAGCAGTGTGCGGATGCGGGCCATCAGTTCCCGCGGACTATAAGGCTTGGTCAGGTAGTCGTCCGCCCCCAGATCCAGTCCGGCCAACAGATCGTCCTCGCTCGAGCGGGCCGTCAGCATCAGGATCGGCACGTCCGACTCGGCCCGCAGGGCCCGGCAGACCGCCAGGCCGTCCAGTCCAGGCATCATCACGTCCAGCACCAGCACGTCGGGCGCCGCCCGGCGGGCCTGATCCAGCGCACTGATCCCATCGTGTACCAGCGTCGTGGAGTGCCCCTCCGAGGCCAGGTACCGCCGGAGTACCTCGGCCTGCCGGTGGTCGTCCTCGGCCACCAGGACATGTGCGCACATCTGGCCGATGTTAAATGCCTTTCGCTCCGGATCCGGGATCGTGACCCGAACCTGACAGGTTTCTAACGACTTCCGTCCAATGTCGTTCCTCATGCGTGTGAAGTCCGTCGACCCCGATCACCCGCGGCCAGGAGGCCGTTACGGGATGTGGGGCCTTATGTCCGTTCTTTCGGTGATCCTGGTCTGTGCCGGTGGGTACCTGGTGGTCAGCCACCGGCCCTCCGCACCCGCCGCTGCGGCGACCGATCCGGCCCAGACGGTGACGTTGGAGCGTCGTGACCTCTCGAGCAGCCAGGTCATCGGCGGCAAGGTCGGCTACGGCCCGGCCTGGGAGCTGACCGGGCGGCGATCCGGAACCCTCACCTGGCTGCCACAGCCGGGCTCGACGATCCGGCAGGGCCGACAGCTGTACCGGGTCGACGACGAACCGGTGACGCTGTTCTACGGGAGCCTGCCGCTGTACCGGCGGATCTCCGGTGATC harbors:
- a CDS encoding response regulator transcription factor is translated as MCAHVLVAEDDHRQAEVLRRYLASEGHSTTLVHDGISALDQARRAAPDVLVLDVMMPGLDGLAVCRALRAESDVPILMLTARSSEDDLLAGLDLGADDYLTKPYSPRELMARIRTLLRRTAAARRSDPAPVHRIGRLQVEEARHRVALDDQEIDCTPGEFAILAAMAAQPGRVFTRAQLLVHTRGLDRSSTERTIDVHVMNLRRKIESDARRPEYLLTVYGVGYRMTGDKSDGMTATMTGLAP